From a region of the Desulfuromonas thiophila genome:
- a CDS encoding putative manganese-dependent inorganic diphosphatase yields MAQEEIFVIGHVNPDTDSICSAIAYARLRQLQGLESVRPARAGNLNRQTEFILQELAVPQPQLLADVVPRIRDVLSDQPPVSIAADAPLSRALELFHLHNIRLLPVVDERQRPLGMLYLKKVSERFLVPSQERELRRVYASPASICRCLKATALHAVDADRLEDLNLYVAAMSAPTFADKMHNQDMRRMVLIAADRSEILRVAVENGVRVLVVVGSLPVPEEILELARRQQVTVLSTAFDTATSTWLTRLATPVGALAQTEFASLRPQDRIEQLRAALLHSDVPGAAVLNDDGSLLAVVTKSNLLQPSRRKLILVDHNELGQAVAGADKVEILEIIDHHRLGSLQTEKPIRFINQPLGSTCTLVATLYQQAALTPEPAIAGLMLAGLLSDTVLLKSPTATAIDRDMADWLGRCSGLDPQEFGQRIFSATSAMSAYSSLEQVVLSDFKQFEAGGGRFGIGQVEVVGFHEFHSLKGELAAQLERLRQQRDLALTGLLVTDIVAGDSLLLVSHDSTLPFAMGYPQLEDGLYELKGVLSRKKQLLPHLLKVLAPPV; encoded by the coding sequence ATGGCGCAGGAGGAAATCTTTGTCATTGGTCATGTGAATCCCGATACCGATTCCATCTGCAGTGCCATTGCCTATGCCCGGTTGCGGCAGCTGCAGGGGCTGGAGTCGGTGCGACCGGCGCGGGCCGGTAATCTCAACCGTCAGACGGAGTTCATTCTGCAGGAGCTGGCGGTGCCGCAACCGCAGCTGTTGGCCGATGTGGTGCCGCGTATCCGCGATGTGCTGTCGGATCAGCCGCCGGTGAGTATTGCCGCCGATGCGCCTTTGTCACGGGCGCTGGAGCTGTTTCATCTGCACAATATCCGGCTGCTGCCGGTGGTGGACGAGCGCCAGCGGCCGCTGGGCATGCTGTATCTGAAGAAGGTGTCGGAACGTTTTCTGGTGCCGAGCCAGGAGAGGGAACTGCGCCGGGTGTACGCTTCGCCGGCGTCGATCTGCCGCTGTCTGAAGGCGACGGCGCTGCATGCGGTGGATGCCGACCGGCTGGAGGATCTGAACCTGTATGTGGCGGCCATGTCGGCGCCGACCTTTGCCGACAAGATGCACAATCAGGACATGCGGCGCATGGTGTTGATTGCCGCCGACCGCAGCGAGATTCTGCGGGTGGCGGTGGAAAACGGCGTGCGGGTGCTGGTGGTGGTGGGGTCGCTGCCGGTGCCGGAGGAGATTCTGGAGCTGGCGCGGCGCCAGCAGGTGACGGTGCTGTCGACGGCCTTCGATACGGCCACCAGTACCTGGCTGACCCGGCTGGCGACGCCGGTGGGGGCGCTGGCGCAGACGGAGTTTGCCAGTCTGCGGCCGCAGGACCGCATTGAGCAGCTGCGCGCGGCGCTGCTGCACAGCGATGTGCCGGGGGCGGCGGTGCTCAATGATGATGGCAGTCTGCTGGCGGTGGTGACCAAGAGCAATCTGCTGCAGCCATCGCGCCGTAAGCTGATTTTGGTGGATCACAATGAGCTGGGTCAGGCGGTGGCGGGGGCGGACAAGGTGGAGATTCTCGAAATCATCGACCATCACCGGCTGGGCAGTCTGCAGACGGAAAAACCCATCCGTTTCATCAATCAGCCGCTTGGCAGTACCTGTACCCTGGTGGCGACGCTGTACCAGCAGGCTGCTCTGACGCCGGAGCCGGCCATTGCCGGGCTGATGCTGGCGGGGCTGCTGTCGGATACGGTGCTGCTGAAGTCACCGACGGCGACGGCCATCGACCGCGACATGGCCGACTGGCTGGGGCGCTGCAGCGGGCTCGATCCGCAGGAGTTCGGTCAGCGTATCTTCAGTGCTACCAGCGCCATGAGTGCCTACAGCAGCCTGGAGCAGGTGGTGCTGTCGGATTTCAAACAGTTCGAGGCTGGCGGCGGCCGTTTCGGCATCGGTCAGGTGGAGGTGGTCGGCTTTCACGAATTTCACAGTCTCAAGGGCGAGCTGGCGGCGCAGCTGGAACGGCTGCGGCAGCAGCGGGATCTGGCCCTGACCGGATTGCTGGTGACGGATATTGTGGCTGGCGACAGTCTGCTGCTGGTGTCGCACGACAGCACGCTGCCTTTTGCGATGGGCTATCCCCAACTGGAGGATGGGCTGTATGAGTTGAAAGGGGTGCTGTCGCGCAAGAAGCAGCTGCTGCCGCATCTGCTGAAGGTGCTGGCGCCGCCGGTCTGA